AACGGGGTGGAGCCGTTCTACTATGTCGAGCGCCAAGTTCTGTTCGGCGGTCTGGGGATTATCGCGATGCTGTTGATTTCGATGGCTTCGCCGGAGCGGATACGCAGACTGGCCACGATCGGCTTTCTGCTGACCTTGACTTCGCTGATCCTGCTGCCGTTCTTCGGCACCGATTTCGGCAAGGGGGCGGTGCGCTGGTATAGTTTCGGGGTCGGGTCCATCCAACCGTCGGAATTTCTGAAACCCATGCTGGCGGTTTTCGCAGCATGGCTGATGGCGGCAAGCTCTGATGTGGGGGGACCGCCGGGGCGGGCCATGTCCTTTGGTGTCACGCTTCTGGTCGTTGGCCTGCTGGTCATCCAGCCGGATTTCGGGCAGGCCGCGCTGGTCGCCGCAGGCTGGATGGTCATGTATTTCGTCGCCGGAGCGCCGATCCTTCTGCTGGTGGGTCTGGCGGTACTGGCGCTGGCCGGTGGCTATGTCGCCTATCAGAACTCGGAACATTTCGCGCGCCGGATTGACGGGTTTCTGGCTGAAGATGTCGACCCGCGCACACAGATGGGCTATGCGCAGAACGCCATTTCCGAAGGTGGTTTTTTCGGCACCGGGCTTGGTGAAGGGCGTGTGAAATGGTCCTTGCCCGACGCCCATACCGATTTCATCATCGCGGTTGCCGCCGAAGAATACGGGCTGGTGCTGGTGGTGTTCATCATCGGGCTTTTTGCCACGATCCTGCTGCGGTCGCTGTTCCGCCTGATGCGCGAACGCGACATGTTCATCCGCTTGGCGGGCACCGGTATTGTGACCATCTTCTGCTTGCAGGCCATGATAAACATGGGTGTTGCGGTGCGGCTGTTGCCCGCGAAAGGCATGACTTTGCCCATGATAAGCTATGGTGGATCGTCCTTGCTTGCGACGGGCATTGCAATCGGTATGCTTTTGGCACTGACGCGCCAGCGCCCGCAGGGCGAGATGGGCGACATTCTCGCGCGGCGCGGATAGGGCAGGAGGGGTTTGCATGGCCAAGGCACCGCTGATCTTGATCGCGGCAGGTGGCACAGGGGGGCATATGTTCCCGGCGCAGGCCTTGGCCGAGGCGCTGCTGGCGCGCGGCTGGCGGGTCAAACTGTCGACCGACGCGCGCGGCGCGCGCTATGCAGGCGGCTTCCCCGATGCTGTGCGTATCGACACGGTTAGTGCTGCAACCTTTGCGCGCGGCGGGTTGGCCGAGAAGATAAAGGTGCCGTTCAAGCTGGCGTTTGGCGTGCTGGGCGCAGCGTTTGGCATGGTTCTGGACCGCCCGAAAGCGGTTGTGGGCTTTGGCGGCTACCCCTCTATCCCGGCGCTTTCTGCGGCGTGGTTGCTGCGCGTTCCGCGCATGATCCATGAACAAAATGGCGTTCTGGGCAGGGTGAACCAGATTTTTGCGCGGCGGGTCAACAAGCTAGCCTTTGGGACATGGCCGACCGAAGGGGCCGAGGGGCTGGACGCTGAATTCACCGGCAACCCGGTGCGCGCAGCGGTTCTTGACCGCGCAGGTGCAGGCTATATCGCACCGGGCGATTACCCGATGGACCTGCTGGTGATCGGGGGTTCGCAGGGCGCGCGCATTTTGTCCGATGTGGTGCCAGAGGCAATCAGCGCATTGCCCCATGATCTGAAACGCAACCTGACCGTGGCCCATCAGGCCCGCGAGGAAGATATGGAACGCGTTGTCGCCGCCTATGAGGCCGGTGGCGTAAAGGCCGAAATCGCGCCATTCTTTCCCGATATCCCGCGCCGCTTGTCCGAATGCCAGTTGGTCATCAGCCGCGCGGGGGCGTCGTCTGTGG
The DNA window shown above is from Roseibaca calidilacus and carries:
- a CDS encoding peptidoglycan glycosyltransferase FtsW → MTEMVYGTAPVRVEDPILPRWWRTIDKMTLTSVLLLMAVGILLGMAASPPLAQRNGVEPFYYVERQVLFGGLGIIAMLLISMASPERIRRLATIGFLLTLTSLILLPFFGTDFGKGAVRWYSFGVGSIQPSEFLKPMLAVFAAWLMAASSDVGGPPGRAMSFGVTLLVVGLLVIQPDFGQAALVAAGWMVMYFVAGAPILLLVGLAVLALAGGYVAYQNSEHFARRIDGFLAEDVDPRTQMGYAQNAISEGGFFGTGLGEGRVKWSLPDAHTDFIIAVAAEEYGLVLVVFIIGLFATILLRSLFRLMRERDMFIRLAGTGIVTIFCLQAMINMGVAVRLLPAKGMTLPMISYGGSSLLATGIAIGMLLALTRQRPQGEMGDILARRG
- a CDS encoding UDP-N-acetylglucosamine--N-acetylmuramyl-(pentapeptide) pyrophosphoryl-undecaprenol N-acetylglucosamine transferase; translation: MAKAPLILIAAGGTGGHMFPAQALAEALLARGWRVKLSTDARGARYAGGFPDAVRIDTVSAATFARGGLAEKIKVPFKLAFGVLGAAFGMVLDRPKAVVGFGGYPSIPALSAAWLLRVPRMIHEQNGVLGRVNQIFARRVNKLAFGTWPTEGAEGLDAEFTGNPVRAAVLDRAGAGYIAPGDYPMDLLVIGGSQGARILSDVVPEAISALPHDLKRNLTVAHQAREEDMERVVAAYEAGGVKAEIAPFFPDIPRRLSECQLVISRAGASSVADISVIGRPSVLVPYAAAAANHQAANARMLGGVDAAVVFPESQFTAPALTETLYSILTNPQAAARMAQAALGAGRADATEALTVLVEALARKERP